Genomic segment of Sutcliffiella horikoshii:
GAGAAGAATGTTCGTTAATGTCTGTAGGATTGGGAACTAAAGTATGCAGTGACTTGTGAGCTTTTTTGAAACGTTTTTTTGATTCGTCATACGTCGGATAAACAAGTTGGGAATCATCGTTTTCATTGGAGTATAATTTCGTTGCATCCTTTACATTCTGCTCCATCGATGAAGGTTTACGGAATGTTACAATCAATCCCTTCGTCTTTCCAGGATACGTTCGATTGGTGCGAGAAAAGGCTTGGATTAAGTTGGCATAACTTAAATTACGGTCCACAAATAACGTTTGAATAGTTGGTGCATCAAATCCAGTTAGCAAGCGATCTACAACAATGACTATATCAATTTGTTTCCCGAATTCTTTAAATTCTGCTCTTTTACGAGCTAAACGGTTGTTAATATCACCGTTGTATCGTTCGATATCTTCGATCGACCAAGCTGTTTGATAATAATGGTTATACTCTTTTATAATTCCCTTCATTTCATCATGAAATTGCGTAGAGTTTTCTTCGTTTTCTTGTATCGAATAGGTAATTGCAATTCTTGGGAAATCGGGATCATCTATCGTACGACCTGTCCGAATTGGTTGACCTGCAAATTCGGTTGTTAACCATTCCGAATTTTTTGTCATTTCCTTAATTGCATGATAGTATCGTTTCGCCATATCAATCGAACTAGTTGTTAAAATGGCAGACTTTTGTGGACGGCCATTTTTAAAGTCGAATTTCGTGTAGGTGTTATCTGGTCGAAAAATCTTATGAATAACTTTTTGAATATGTTCATCACTTTCATATGAAGAGTTCGGAATATATGTTTCCTTCTCTATCCCATCCATCTTATCAATCATTTCGTTCAATTCGTCATCACTACAATCGGCAAATTTTTCATTCTGACGCAGTTGATTAAAAATAGAATTATATAATGAAGTGGATTCAATCGTATCTTCGTGTTCTACTTGAAACCCTAAAACTGATCCATCCTCTAACGCATTCTTAATGGTATAGGTATGAAGAATTTCCCCATACTGATCACGCGTGGTCCGTGCCAATTGACCTTTCGCTTGTTTTTTATTTTCATTAAAAATTGGCGTACCTGTAAAACCGAACCATGTAGAGTTTGGAAAGAATCCCTTAATGGCTTCCATTCCTTCTGCACTTAACGCTCGGTGACATTCATCCACGACAAAAACAATATGCTGCCCAATCAATTTCTTAAAGCGCTGGGTGCCACTTTTTTCTTCTTGTTTTTGAGCAATTCGCAAAGCAGATTCTAATTTTTGGCGTGTGGTAATAATGACTGTATTGGAATTGGCATCAGATAACAGAGTCTCACTTAGCTTCTTAGCACTCTTTGTCCCAACTATTAAGCTATTAGACTTAGCTTTGCCCGAAGAAATACCCGTATTAAACTCTGAAGCAAACTTAGTGAATTCCGTTGTTGTTTGATTGTCTAAGTCTTTTCGGTCAATAATCATAATTGTACGATCAACACCGGGTTTACGAGCTAATAGCTTCGTAGAAACAAAACTTGTTAACGTTTTTCCTGAACCGGTCGCATGCCAAACAAATCCAGATTCGCGTTTCATGGCAGATGTAAACAAAGCCTCAATCGCATGAATTTGATACGGATGTAAAACCATCAAGGCTTTATTGTCCTGATCTTCACTGACGATTGTATAATTAGCAATCAAACGGTGTGCATCTGGAATGTTAAGAACTTGTTTCACAAATTCATAGAGGTTTTCCACTTTTCGGTTATCGGTGGTCCTCCAGCTAAAGACAAATTTCTTATGCATGTCTTTTGGCATCGCATTAGCAAAATACCGTGTCGTTTGTTCGTTCGAAATGACAAATAACTGAAGCGTAGAAAAGATATTGTTTCGAAACATCCCTTCCTCTGCGTATTTCTTGATTTGATTGTAGGCTTGGAATACTCCGTCTTTGGCGTTTACCTGTTTTAATTCAATTTGAACGATTGGCAGCCCATTGATCAAGAGTGTCACGTCAAATCGGCGATCCCGGCCGTCAGCATCTACCTTTTGTTTGGCAATCTGGTGCACCACTTCGTATGTAGAGATTCCACCCCCAATATCTTGGTTGGAATACAAAATCAGCGACATTGAGCCTAAAGATACATCATCTCGTTCTATCGTAATCCGAGCAATTCCGTTCTCACCCTTCAGCCACCTCGCAGCATCAAAGGGAGTCAGTGTTTTTGAGAGCAATTCTGTCTTAATCGAATCAAACTCTTTATCAGAAATGGGTTGTTCCCCAATTTCTGATAAATTATTTTGTGTGATTTTTTGACGCAAGTTCCTCCAAAGATCTTCTTCAGACTTTAAATCCGGACGATAATTCCACTGATTATGCCCTTCCCCCAGCACTTCAATCAATCGACGTTCCACTGCAAGTTCATCATTATGTGCAATTTTTGTCACATTACTCCCTCTTTTCTATCTCTTTAAACAAACATCCTTTGCAGAAATGCTTTTTTCGTTTCTTTTAAGGCATCCAATTCTCGTTGATGAAGACTAATAGTGTTGTCTAGTTGTTTAAAGAAGTTTCCGATTTTAGTTTGTTCTGCTCCTTCAGGCACGCTGATAATTGCTTCTTTTAAATCAATTGAATTAATTGATTCAAATGTAGACCCTGTACTATATCTCGTCCAAAATCCATTAGATTTCATTTTAACTAGTGTTTGGAAAATAAATTCATTCCCCTTAATTCCTGCAACTCCCCGTCCCAGGACAACGTCATATTGAGTTTTCCCAACGTCTCCAACTGGAGCACGAACACTTAGGATGATATCTCCTTTAATTGCAGTTTTAGTAACTTGAGTAGTCCAAACACGTGGTGTAACCCAACCATTCTTTATATCTGCATTACCCTGAACTAAAATATGGTCATTGGGATTTACCGTATAATTTTCTCCATTGGGCGATTGTCCCATAGTAATATTTACAATCTCACCCAACTTACACTTTTCCCACTTTTCATTAAATCCAGGAAAGCGTACTTCTGGCACGGACTCCCCTTCTTTTGGAAACATTTTTTGTAAGAACCCTTGTTTTGTTTGTTTGAGGGTGGTTAGTTCTTGCTGATGAAGAGCGATCATCTCGTCTTGTTGTTTAAAAAAGTTACCGATTTTGATTTGTTCGTTATTTGACGGAAAAGAAAACTGCATCTTCTTAAATTCCCCAGTAGTAATTTGGTTAATAGTAGCTCCCAGATTCTTATTAATTTCAATAGCAAACTGATTTGAATCTAATAATGCATTAGTAAATGAAGGTATCTTAGATTGAATACCAGTCATAAAAGCACCGATAACTGTATTATCCATTTTTTTCTTAACTGAAGCATGTTTACCGATTAAGTTTCGAGATCCGTTCCGAACTACAACAATAATATCTCCAATTACAACGTTCCGAGAATTCACAACTTTTGGGTCAACATATACATTATCTGCATCTACTATTTCTCCGTTTTTTACATTTGAGGATCTTAATACTAATGTACCTTTTTTGGTAATATTATCTGGAGAATACGTTAAACCGGAATAAAATTCTACATTATCTCCAAACTTACGTTGTTCCCACTCTCCAGTGAATCCTGAAAATCGAATTTCTGGTTTTAGCTTACTTTTCACGACTAAACACCTCTAATGCACCTTTAATCCATTCTGCGTTTTCTTCATCAAATTGCAGCGAAGAAATCATACCAAAAAGACTAGACTCTAGTTCTGCTTTTTCTTTACGAATATCTTTAATGGCTGATCCAATTGTAGCCATATCCACAGCTATTTCTTCCTCAAATGTGTCTACGTAACGAGGAATATTTAAATTAAAATCATTCTCTTTGATTTCATCAAATGAAGCTACGTGACTATATTTTTCAACATTTTCTCGTTTTCTATATGTTTCAACAATCTTATCTAGATTTTCTTTGGAAAGTTTGTTTTGATTCTTCCCTTTTATAAAATCTTTACTAGCATCTATAAATAGGACATCGCGCGTTTCACGATTCTTCTTCAGGATAATGACTGTAGTGGGGATTGATGTTCCAAAGAATAAATTTCCTGGCACTCCAATAACCGCATCAACACTGCCATCTTCCAAAAGTTTCTTTCGAATCACCCCTTCTGCAGCTCCTCGGAACAGAACCCCATGTGGTAAGACGATGGCCATCGTTCCTGAATCTTTTAAATGATAGAACCCATGTAAAAGGAAGGCAAAGTCTGCTTTTGATTTTGGTGCTAACTTTCCGTAACGATTGAAACGAGAATCATCTAAAAACGTATCATCTGCAGACCATTTTGCAGAGTAAGGTGGGTTCATAAGAACGGAATCAAAGGTATAGGGCTCATCTGTTGGCCAGTCTTTATTCAGTGTATCCCCATTACGTACACGCATATCTTCTTTATCTACACCATGTAGTATCAAGTTCATTTTTGCTAAGTTGTAAGTTGTTGTATTTAGCTCTTGTCCATGATACTTCACGCTATCTGGGTAATTGATATAGTTTCGAATGTTCAACATTAACGAACCCGATCCCATGGTTGGATCATATACGCTAAACAATCTTTTTTCTTCTTGACCCATCGCGGCAATGCGAGCCATCATGTCAGAAACTTCATGAGGCGTGTAGAATTCTCCAGCTTTTTTCCCAGCTTCTGAGGCAAATTGACCGATCAAGAATTCATAGGCATCTCCAATGACGTCTCCATCATGTCCCATCAAATCGACATCGTTAAGTTTTTTTAGAACTTCTGTAATGGTAATGTTTCGTTGTTGATCATCTGAACCGAGTTTTTTTGATTTCAGATCTACGTCATCAAACAACCCATTAAATTGATCATATTTCGTTG
This window contains:
- a CDS encoding type I restriction endonuclease subunit R, with translation MTKIAHNDELAVERRLIEVLGEGHNQWNYRPDLKSEEDLWRNLRQKITQNNLSEIGEQPISDKEFDSIKTELLSKTLTPFDAARWLKGENGIARITIERDDVSLGSMSLILYSNQDIGGGISTYEVVHQIAKQKVDADGRDRRFDVTLLINGLPIVQIELKQVNAKDGVFQAYNQIKKYAEEGMFRNNIFSTLQLFVISNEQTTRYFANAMPKDMHKKFVFSWRTTDNRKVENLYEFVKQVLNIPDAHRLIANYTIVSEDQDNKALMVLHPYQIHAIEALFTSAMKRESGFVWHATGSGKTLTSFVSTKLLARKPGVDRTIMIIDRKDLDNQTTTEFTKFASEFNTGISSGKAKSNSLIVGTKSAKKLSETLLSDANSNTVIITTRQKLESALRIAQKQEEKSGTQRFKKLIGQHIVFVVDECHRALSAEGMEAIKGFFPNSTWFGFTGTPIFNENKKQAKGQLARTTRDQYGEILHTYTIKNALEDGSVLGFQVEHEDTIESTSLYNSIFNQLRQNEKFADCSDDELNEMIDKMDGIEKETYIPNSSYESDEHIQKVIHKIFRPDNTYTKFDFKNGRPQKSAILTTSSIDMAKRYYHAIKEMTKNSEWLTTEFAGQPIRTGRTIDDPDFPRIAITYSIQENEENSTQFHDEMKGIIKEYNHYYQTAWSIEDIERYNGDINNRLARKRAEFKEFGKQIDIVIVVDRLLTGFDAPTIQTLFVDRNLSYANLIQAFSRTNRTYPGKTKGLIVTFRKPSSMEQNVKDATKLYSNENDDSQLVYPTYDESKKRFKKAHKSLHTLVPNPTDINEHSSLEDRIEFVKAFQELNNAFEALVTYDEYNDDMEKSKVLQEQVRTLEEYIGVYNTVKGSLIDEEEGEGPSPDFSGIEFYGENAIKLYDIDSTYIDQLLGTYSANNQNIRSEIEKALQKLKKSEVVKEVYRSILNAIDDKEIDGEEDIFVVKRRYFTQYYNKGIEDFANTWFVEERELHASAVQYQIGTEPIPNIGGIIDSKDFNKYKAVHPEAVPFKYGPEMKRQWRKTLDEIIVPLDDELR
- a CDS encoding restriction endonuclease subunit S — encoded protein: MKSKLKPEIRFSGFTGEWEQRKFGDNVEFYSGLTYSPDNITKKGTLVLRSSNVKNGEIVDADNVYVDPKVVNSRNVVIGDIIVVVRNGSRNLIGKHASVKKKMDNTVIGAFMTGIQSKIPSFTNALLDSNQFAIEINKNLGATINQITTGEFKKMQFSFPSNNEQIKIGNFFKQQDEMIALHQQELTTLKQTKQGFLQKMFPKEGESVPEVRFPGFNEKWEKCKLGEIVNITMGQSPNGENYTVNPNDHILVQGNADIKNGWVTPRVWTTQVTKTAIKGDIILSVRAPVGDVGKTQYDVVLGRGVAGIKGNEFIFQTLVKMKSNGFWTRYSTGSTFESINSIDLKEAIISVPEGAEQTKIGNFFKQLDNTISLHQRELDALKETKKAFLQRMFV
- a CDS encoding type I restriction-modification system subunit M codes for the protein MAGLNQKLFSAADNLRSKMDASEYKNYLLGLIFYKYLSDKLLEKVVVIADESLEEYNTQTKQTQLYRNLLADEEVKDDLIETLVDTLGYDIAPEHLFTVLTDQAKQNTFQLNDLNKAFIDLATKYDQFNGLFDDVDLKSKKLGSDDQQRNITITEVLKKLNDVDLMGHDGDVIGDAYEFLIGQFASEAGKKAGEFYTPHEVSDMMARIAAMGQEEKRLFSVYDPTMGSGSLMLNIRNYINYPDSVKYHGQELNTTTYNLAKMNLILHGVDKEDMRVRNGDTLNKDWPTDEPYTFDSVLMNPPYSAKWSADDTFLDDSRFNRYGKLAPKSKADFAFLLHGFYHLKDSGTMAIVLPHGVLFRGAAEGVIRKKLLEDGSVDAVIGVPGNLFFGTSIPTTVIILKKNRETRDVLFIDASKDFIKGKNQNKLSKENLDKIVETYRKRENVEKYSHVASFDEIKENDFNLNIPRYVDTFEEEIAVDMATIGSAIKDIRKEKAELESSLFGMISSLQFDEENAEWIKGALEVFSREK